Proteins from a genomic interval of Spea bombifrons isolate aSpeBom1 chromosome 4, aSpeBom1.2.pri, whole genome shotgun sequence:
- the MKRN1 gene encoding E3 ubiquitin-protein ligase makorin-1 isoform X2, whose translation MAEAAAAPASLTSAAAVAAGKAPLLAFPDNPPVGGWTRQVTCRYFMHGVCKEGNNCRYSHDLSTSRSTMICRYYQRGCCAYGDHCRYEHTKPLKQEPTGDTSAARICPRESHPEPSSTNNSPSVLEAVTQGTETRDDCMEQPADPELKKQLCPYAAVGECRYGENCVYLHGDPCDMCGLQVLHPVDTSQRSQHIKSCIEAHEKDMELSFAIQRSKDVVCGVCMEVIYEKVNPSERRFGILSNCSHAYCLKCIRKWRSAKQFESKIIKSCPECRITSNFVIPSEYWVEEKEEKQKLIQKYKEAMGNKSCRYFDEGRGTCPFGGNCFYKHAYPDGRIEEPQPRQKGGMSSRYRAQRRNRFWDFEERENGDVFDNDEDEVVTFELGEMLLMLLAAGADEDLTDSEDEWDLFHEELDDFYDLDL comes from the exons ATATTTCATGCACGGAGTCTGCAAAGAAGGCAACAACTGTCGCTATTCCCACGATCTTTCCACCAGCAGATCTACCATGATTTGCAGATATTACCAACGAGGGTGCTGTGCATACGGAGACCACTGCAG GTATGAACACACAAAGCCACTTAAGCAAGAACCGACGGGAGACACTTCTGCCGCGAGGATCTGCCCCCGTGAGTCTCATCCGGAGCCGAGCAGCACTAATAACA GTCCATCCGTCCTGGAAGCTGTAACTCAGGGAACGGAAACCCGTGATGATTGCATGGAGCAGCCCGCCGACCCCGAGCTCAAAAAGCAGCTGTGTCCATACGCTGCGGTAGGGGAATGCCGCTACGGCGAAAACTGCGTCTACCTGCACGGAGACCCGTGTGATATGTGCGGCCTGCAGGTGCTTCACCCTGTGGACACCTCCCAAAGGTCTCAGCACATAAAG TCTTGCATCGAAGCTCACGAAAAAGACATGGAGTTATCGTTTGCCATCCAGCGTAGTAAAGATGTCGTGTGCGGAGTCTGCATGGAGGTGATATATGAGAAAGTGAACCCCAGCGAGCGGCGCTTCGGGATTCTGTCAAACTGCAGCCACGCTTACTGCTTGAAATGCATCCGCAAATGGAGGAGCGCCAAGCAGTTCGAGAGCAAAATCATTAA ATCCTGCCCCGAGTGCCGCATCACATCAAATTTTGTCATTCCGAGCGAGTACTGGGTagaggagaaagaagagaaacagAAGCTCATCCAGAAGTACAAGGAGGCCATGGG CAACAAGTCCTGTCGGTATTTTGACGAAGGACGCGGCACTTGTCCATTTGGAGGCAATTGTTTTTACAAGCACGCGTACCCCGACGGCCGCATCGAAGAGCCGCAACCGCGGCAAAAAGGGGGAATGTCCAGCCGGTACCGG GCCCAACGCAGAAATCGCTTCTGGGATTTCGAGGAACGAGAGAACGGCGACGTCTTTGATAACGACGAAGACGAAGTGGTCACCTTTGAGCTGGGCGAAATGCTGCTCATGCTTTTGGCGGCGGGCGCAGACGAAGACCTGACGGACTCAGAGGACGAGTGGGATTTGTTCCATGAGGAACTGGACGATTTTTATGACCTGGACCTATAG
- the MKRN1 gene encoding E3 ubiquitin-protein ligase makorin-1 isoform X1, protein MAEAAAAPASLTSAAAVAAGKAPLLAFPDNPPVGGWTRQVTCRYFMHGVCKEGNNCRYSHDLSTSRSTMICRYYQRGCCAYGDHCRYEHTKPLKQEPTGDTSAARICPRESHPEPSSTNNSKAAELTATDLAAGGSQAEDWVNAVEFVPGRLYCGRGPSVLEAVTQGTETRDDCMEQPADPELKKQLCPYAAVGECRYGENCVYLHGDPCDMCGLQVLHPVDTSQRSQHIKSCIEAHEKDMELSFAIQRSKDVVCGVCMEVIYEKVNPSERRFGILSNCSHAYCLKCIRKWRSAKQFESKIIKSCPECRITSNFVIPSEYWVEEKEEKQKLIQKYKEAMGNKSCRYFDEGRGTCPFGGNCFYKHAYPDGRIEEPQPRQKGGMSSRYRAQRRNRFWDFEERENGDVFDNDEDEVVTFELGEMLLMLLAAGADEDLTDSEDEWDLFHEELDDFYDLDL, encoded by the exons ATATTTCATGCACGGAGTCTGCAAAGAAGGCAACAACTGTCGCTATTCCCACGATCTTTCCACCAGCAGATCTACCATGATTTGCAGATATTACCAACGAGGGTGCTGTGCATACGGAGACCACTGCAG GTATGAACACACAAAGCCACTTAAGCAAGAACCGACGGGAGACACTTCTGCCGCGAGGATCTGCCCCCGTGAGTCTCATCCGGAGCCGAGCAGCACTAATAACAGTAAGGCAGCTGAACTGACCGCTACTGACCTGGCAGCTGGGGGCTCACAGGCTGAAGACTGGGTGAATGCCGTGGAGTTTGTTCCGGGGCGGCTCTACTGTGGACGTG GTCCATCCGTCCTGGAAGCTGTAACTCAGGGAACGGAAACCCGTGATGATTGCATGGAGCAGCCCGCCGACCCCGAGCTCAAAAAGCAGCTGTGTCCATACGCTGCGGTAGGGGAATGCCGCTACGGCGAAAACTGCGTCTACCTGCACGGAGACCCGTGTGATATGTGCGGCCTGCAGGTGCTTCACCCTGTGGACACCTCCCAAAGGTCTCAGCACATAAAG TCTTGCATCGAAGCTCACGAAAAAGACATGGAGTTATCGTTTGCCATCCAGCGTAGTAAAGATGTCGTGTGCGGAGTCTGCATGGAGGTGATATATGAGAAAGTGAACCCCAGCGAGCGGCGCTTCGGGATTCTGTCAAACTGCAGCCACGCTTACTGCTTGAAATGCATCCGCAAATGGAGGAGCGCCAAGCAGTTCGAGAGCAAAATCATTAA ATCCTGCCCCGAGTGCCGCATCACATCAAATTTTGTCATTCCGAGCGAGTACTGGGTagaggagaaagaagagaaacagAAGCTCATCCAGAAGTACAAGGAGGCCATGGG CAACAAGTCCTGTCGGTATTTTGACGAAGGACGCGGCACTTGTCCATTTGGAGGCAATTGTTTTTACAAGCACGCGTACCCCGACGGCCGCATCGAAGAGCCGCAACCGCGGCAAAAAGGGGGAATGTCCAGCCGGTACCGG GCCCAACGCAGAAATCGCTTCTGGGATTTCGAGGAACGAGAGAACGGCGACGTCTTTGATAACGACGAAGACGAAGTGGTCACCTTTGAGCTGGGCGAAATGCTGCTCATGCTTTTGGCGGCGGGCGCAGACGAAGACCTGACGGACTCAGAGGACGAGTGGGATTTGTTCCATGAGGAACTGGACGATTTTTATGACCTGGACCTATAG